The Lepus europaeus isolate LE1 chromosome 21, mLepTim1.pri, whole genome shotgun sequence genome has a window encoding:
- the TFAP4 gene encoding transcription factor AP-4 isoform X1, which produces MEYFMVPTQKVPSLQHFRKTEKEVIGGLCSLANIPLTPETQRDQERRIRREIANSNERRRMQSINAGFQSLKTLIPHTDGEKLSKAAILQQTAEYIFSLEQEKTRLLQQNTQLKRFIQELSGSSPKRRRAEDKDEGIGSPDIWEDEKAEDLRREMIELRQQLDKERSVRMMLEEQVRSLEAHMYPEKLKVIAQQVQLQQQQEQVRLLHQEKLEREQQHLRTQLLPPPAPTHHPTVIVPAPPPPPSHHINVVTMGPSSVINSVSTSRQNLDTIVQAIQHIEGTQDKLEQEEEQRRAVIVKPVRSCPEVHTSDTASDSEASDSDAMDQSREEPLGGGELP; this is translated from the exons ATGGAGTATTTCATGGTGCCCACTCAGAAGGTGCCCTCTTTGCAACATTtcaggaaaacagagaaagaagtgaTAGGAGGGCTCTGTAG CCTGGCCAACATTCCACTGACCCCTGAGACGCAGCGGGACCAGGAGCGACGGATCCGGCGGGAGATCGCCAACAGCAACGAGCGGCGGCGTATGCAGAGCATCAACGCGGGCTTTCAGTCCCTCAAGACCCTCATCCCCCACACAGACGGAGAGAAGCTCAGCAAG GCAGCCATTCTGCAGCAGACTGCCGAGTACATCTTCTCCCTGGAGCAAGAGAAGACCAGGCTTTTGCAGCAGAACACACAGCTCAAGCGCTTCATCCAG GAGTTGAGCGGCTCGTCCCCAAAGCGGCGGCGGGCGGAGGACAAGGATGAGGGCATCGGCTCGCCGGACATCTGGGAGGACGAGAAGGCCGAGGACTTGCGGCGGGAGATGATCGAGCTTCGGCAGCAGCTGGACAAGGAGCGCTCGGTGCGCATGATGCTGGAGGAGCAG GTGCGCTCGTTGGAGGCCCACATGTACCCGGAAAAGCTCAAGGTGATCgctcagcaggtgcagctgcagcagcagcaggaacaggTGCGGCTGCTGCACCAGGAAAAGCTGGAGCGGGAACAGCAGCACCTGCGGACCCAG CTCCTGCCCCCTCCGGCCCCCACGCACCACCCCACGGTGATCGTGCCGGCtccgcctcccccgccctcccaccACATCAACGTCGTCACCATGGGCCCCTCCTCGGTCATCAACTCTGTCTCCACATCCCGGCAAAACCTGGACACGATCGTGCAG GCGATCCAGCACATCGAGGGCACCCAGGACaagctggagcaggaggaggagcaacgGCGGGCGGTCATCGTGAAGCCGGTCCGCAGCTGCCCGGAGGTGCACACCTCCGACACCGCCTCCGACTCCGAGGCCTCGGACAGCGACGCCATGGACCAGAGCCGGGAGGAGCCGCTGGGGGGCGGGGAGCTTCCCTGA
- the TFAP4 gene encoding transcription factor AP-4 isoform X2: MQSINAGFQSLKTLIPHTDGEKLSKAAILQQTAEYIFSLEQEKTRLLQQNTQLKRFIQELSGSSPKRRRAEDKDEGIGSPDIWEDEKAEDLRREMIELRQQLDKERSVRMMLEEQVRSLEAHMYPEKLKVIAQQVQLQQQQEQVRLLHQEKLEREQQHLRTQLLPPPAPTHHPTVIVPAPPPPPSHHINVVTMGPSSVINSVSTSRQNLDTIVQAIQHIEGTQDKLEQEEEQRRAVIVKPVRSCPEVHTSDTASDSEASDSDAMDQSREEPLGGGELP, translated from the exons ATGCAGAGCATCAACGCGGGCTTTCAGTCCCTCAAGACCCTCATCCCCCACACAGACGGAGAGAAGCTCAGCAAG GCAGCCATTCTGCAGCAGACTGCCGAGTACATCTTCTCCCTGGAGCAAGAGAAGACCAGGCTTTTGCAGCAGAACACACAGCTCAAGCGCTTCATCCAG GAGTTGAGCGGCTCGTCCCCAAAGCGGCGGCGGGCGGAGGACAAGGATGAGGGCATCGGCTCGCCGGACATCTGGGAGGACGAGAAGGCCGAGGACTTGCGGCGGGAGATGATCGAGCTTCGGCAGCAGCTGGACAAGGAGCGCTCGGTGCGCATGATGCTGGAGGAGCAG GTGCGCTCGTTGGAGGCCCACATGTACCCGGAAAAGCTCAAGGTGATCgctcagcaggtgcagctgcagcagcagcaggaacaggTGCGGCTGCTGCACCAGGAAAAGCTGGAGCGGGAACAGCAGCACCTGCGGACCCAG CTCCTGCCCCCTCCGGCCCCCACGCACCACCCCACGGTGATCGTGCCGGCtccgcctcccccgccctcccaccACATCAACGTCGTCACCATGGGCCCCTCCTCGGTCATCAACTCTGTCTCCACATCCCGGCAAAACCTGGACACGATCGTGCAG GCGATCCAGCACATCGAGGGCACCCAGGACaagctggagcaggaggaggagcaacgGCGGGCGGTCATCGTGAAGCCGGTCCGCAGCTGCCCGGAGGTGCACACCTCCGACACCGCCTCCGACTCCGAGGCCTCGGACAGCGACGCCATGGACCAGAGCCGGGAGGAGCCGCTGGGGGGCGGGGAGCTTCCCTGA